Proteins found in one Cobetia sp. L2A1 genomic segment:
- the lipB gene encoding lipoyl(octanoyl) transferase LipB, whose amino-acid sequence MNTIHVYHLGLMSYGEVWSAMRHFTDTRDTDAPDELWVVEHPAVFTQGQAGKPEHLLMPGDIPVVQTDRGGQVTFHGPGQLVLYPLLNVKRSAIGVRQLVTALEETVVAALAEHDIEAYPRPDAPGVYVKKSAQRGDDPRRSMEEAKVASLGLRIRRGCSFHGVAINLDMDLAPFGRINPCGYAGMAMTQLRDLTRKPVDLAVERDRLVRCLGASLGDVTLTPVSGLPAALADISRTAGQN is encoded by the coding sequence ATGAACACGATTCACGTCTATCATCTTGGCCTCATGTCATACGGCGAAGTGTGGTCGGCCATGCGCCATTTCACCGACACGCGTGACACTGATGCACCGGATGAGTTGTGGGTGGTGGAGCATCCTGCAGTGTTTACCCAAGGTCAGGCTGGTAAGCCGGAGCATCTGTTGATGCCGGGCGATATTCCAGTGGTACAGACTGACCGCGGTGGGCAGGTGACCTTTCACGGGCCTGGCCAGCTGGTGCTTTACCCACTGCTCAACGTCAAGCGCAGTGCTATTGGAGTCCGTCAGCTGGTGACCGCGTTGGAAGAGACTGTCGTTGCGGCGCTCGCGGAGCATGATATCGAGGCCTACCCACGCCCTGATGCACCGGGCGTTTATGTGAAGAAGTCGGCGCAGCGTGGCGATGATCCGCGTCGATCGATGGAAGAGGCCAAGGTTGCTTCACTGGGGCTGCGTATTCGTCGTGGTTGCAGCTTCCACGGTGTGGCAATCAATCTGGACATGGACCTCGCGCCTTTCGGGCGCATCAATCCCTGCGGCTATGCCGGCATGGCGATGACCCAGCTTCGCGACCTGACTCGCAAGCCGGTAGATCTTGCCGTCGAGCGTGACCGCCTGGTGCGTTGCCTGGGCGCAAGCCTGGGTGACGTGACCCTGACTCCGGTGAGCGGGCTACCCGCGGCACTGGCTGACATTTCTCGAACAGCAGGACAGAACTGA
- a CDS encoding D-alanyl-D-alanine carboxypeptidase family protein, producing the protein MSLKSRLLPLRRRLATLMAASGIALVASITASPAHAIDTDTLIPAAPQLAASSWILMDANSGRILVEHNSDQRLPPASLTKMMTAYLVETEIDDGKLSPDENVRISVNAWKTGGSRMFIREGTSVSVDDLLHGVIIQSGNDASVALAERIGGSEGSFADLMNQHAKRLGMKNTHYMNATGLPHAEHYSTAHDLAILARSIIEDYPDHYQIYSQKYFTWNGIKQPNRNKLLWRDKDVDGLKTGHTEEAGYCLVASAKKDETRLISVVMGTSSEEARAQESQKLLTYGFRYFESKKLYDKGAVLNQARVWGGDKDQVRLGMAKDVYLTVPSGQSDKLTARLDVSETIKAPVQAGEQYGTLQIKLDDKVLAEEPLVALEPVEQGGLFKRLWDALMLFFHGLFN; encoded by the coding sequence ATGTCCCTGAAATCCAGACTTCTTCCACTTCGGCGTCGGCTCGCCACGCTGATGGCGGCCAGCGGTATTGCACTGGTAGCCAGTATTACCGCCAGTCCGGCCCATGCCATCGACACCGATACTCTGATTCCGGCTGCACCGCAGTTGGCAGCGTCGTCCTGGATCCTGATGGATGCCAACTCCGGTCGCATTCTGGTCGAGCACAATTCCGACCAGCGTCTGCCGCCGGCCAGTCTGACCAAGATGATGACGGCTTATCTGGTTGAGACCGAGATTGATGATGGCAAGCTGAGCCCGGATGAAAATGTGCGTATCAGCGTCAACGCCTGGAAGACAGGTGGCTCGCGCATGTTCATTCGCGAGGGGACCAGTGTCTCCGTCGATGACTTGCTGCACGGTGTCATCATCCAGTCAGGCAACGATGCCAGTGTCGCGCTGGCGGAGCGTATTGGTGGCAGTGAAGGCTCCTTTGCTGACCTGATGAATCAGCACGCCAAACGCTTGGGCATGAAAAACACCCACTACATGAACGCTACCGGTCTGCCGCATGCGGAGCATTATTCCACTGCGCATGATTTGGCGATTCTGGCGCGTAGCATCATCGAGGATTACCCGGATCACTATCAGATCTACTCCCAGAAGTACTTCACCTGGAACGGCATCAAGCAGCCTAACCGCAACAAGCTGCTGTGGCGTGACAAGGATGTCGATGGCCTGAAGACCGGTCACACTGAAGAAGCGGGCTACTGCCTGGTGGCCTCAGCCAAGAAAGATGAGACCCGTCTGATCAGTGTCGTGATGGGCACCAGCTCCGAAGAAGCCCGTGCTCAGGAATCGCAGAAGCTTTTGACCTACGGCTTCCGCTATTTTGAAAGCAAGAAGCTCTACGACAAGGGCGCGGTGCTCAACCAGGCGCGCGTCTGGGGCGGCGACAAGGATCAGGTACGTCTTGGCATGGCCAAGGATGTCTATCTGACCGTGCCGAGCGGCCAGTCCGACAAGCTGACGGCACGTCTTGATGTGAGCGAAACCATCAAGGCACCGGTTCAGGCAGGTGAGCAGTACGGTACCCTCCAGATCAAATTGGATGACAAGGTACTGGCGGAAGAGCCACTGGTCGCGCTCGAGCCAGTCGAGCAGGGCGGGTTGTTCAAGCGTCTGTGGGATGCACTGATGCTGTTCTTCCACGGCTTGTTCAATTGA
- a CDS encoding HP0495 family protein — protein sequence MAKTPEVGGQTPPKIEYPCDFPLKIVGTAAEDLVEVVCNILEVHAPGFDASCLTWQDSKNGNYRSVRVVIIATSTEQLDALHRDLKATGRIHMVL from the coding sequence ATGGCCAAGACGCCAGAAGTGGGTGGGCAGACGCCTCCCAAGATCGAATATCCCTGTGATTTCCCTCTCAAGATTGTCGGCACCGCTGCCGAAGATCTCGTCGAAGTGGTCTGCAATATCCTCGAAGTGCATGCACCGGGCTTTGATGCCTCGTGCCTGACCTGGCAGGACAGCAAGAACGGTAATTACCGCAGTGTACGTGTGGTGATCATCGCCACCAGCACTGAACAACTGGATGCATTGCACCGTGATCTCAAGGCTACCGGCCGTATCCACATGGTGTTGTGA
- the lipA gene encoding lipoyl synthase yields MTETTATPKPAPSAAPARKERGVKLRGAEKVARIPIKVIPTDTLPKKPDWLRVRMPASPEITRIKQTLRKHGLHTVCEEASCPNLGECFSGGTATFMIMGDICTRRCPFCDVAHGRPNILNADEPRELAEAIAEMRLNYVVVTSVDRDDLRDGGANHIAECISEIREKCTGTEIEVLVPDFRGRMQVALDVLEKTPPDVFNHNLETVPSLYRRVRPGADYQWSLDLLKGYKERRPEVKTKSGLMLGVGETDEQVLEVLQDLRDHGVDMLTMGQYMQPSRNHLPIDRWVHPDTFDWLGQKAREMGFLHVASGPLVRSSYHADKQAHGVEVK; encoded by the coding sequence ATGACCGAGACCACCGCTACCCCGAAGCCCGCCCCATCCGCTGCTCCTGCTCGCAAGGAGCGTGGCGTAAAGCTGCGTGGCGCCGAGAAGGTTGCCCGTATACCGATCAAGGTGATTCCCACCGACACTCTGCCCAAGAAGCCGGATTGGCTTCGTGTGCGGATGCCGGCTTCACCGGAAATTACACGCATCAAGCAGACCCTGCGCAAGCATGGCCTGCACACGGTGTGTGAAGAAGCCTCCTGCCCGAACCTGGGTGAGTGCTTCAGTGGTGGCACCGCGACCTTCATGATCATGGGTGACATCTGTACGCGTCGTTGCCCGTTCTGCGATGTGGCGCACGGTCGCCCGAATATCCTGAATGCCGATGAGCCGCGCGAACTGGCGGAAGCCATCGCCGAGATGCGCCTGAATTATGTCGTGGTGACCTCGGTTGACCGTGATGATCTGCGTGATGGCGGTGCCAACCACATCGCCGAGTGCATCAGCGAGATTCGCGAGAAGTGTACTGGTACCGAGATTGAAGTCCTGGTGCCGGACTTCCGTGGTCGCATGCAGGTTGCGTTGGACGTGCTCGAGAAGACGCCGCCCGATGTCTTCAATCACAACCTGGAAACCGTACCGAGCCTGTATCGTCGCGTGCGTCCGGGGGCTGACTACCAGTGGTCGCTTGATCTCCTCAAGGGTTACAAGGAGCGTCGCCCGGAAGTGAAGACCAAGTCCGGTTTGATGCTGGGTGTGGGCGAGACTGATGAGCAGGTGCTCGAAGTACTGCAGGACCTGCGCGACCACGGTGTCGACATGCTGACCATGGGCCAGTACATGCAGCCGTCGCGTAACCACCTGCCGATTGATCGTTGGGTGCACCCTGATACCTTCGATTGGCTTGGTCAGAAAGCTCGTGAGATGGGCTTCTTGCACGTCGCGTCTGGACCGCTGGTGCGTTCTTCCTATCATGCCGATAAGCAGGCACATGGTGTGGAAGTGAAGTAA
- the mrdA gene encoding penicillin-binding protein 2 produces MRQRRATIKNPQQEVRIFRLRSVVAASLILVLACCLLARLFFLQVVEHDIYTTRSDKNRVRVEPLPPTRGLIYDRNGRLLAENRPNYNLTIVRERAGDLESSLERLVEILDLPPDEVEDFKERSRQRQRPYQPALLMSELSQEQIARLAVNRYRLPGVEVEAQLLRYYPDAIPMSHTLGYVGRINQSELKALDKGNYSGTHFIGKTGIERFYEEALHGQAGLRKVETNARGRVLRELSRVDPEPGKDLTLTIDRGLQDLAYRLLKGRRGAIVAIEPETGEILAMASVPGFNSNEFVTGISVKSYRALQNDLDLPLFNRAIRGQYPPASTVKPFMSLAALDNGAITTNTTFFDPGYFQLPNDSHKYRNWLRWGHGRVNMQRGIAVSNDTFFYNVAYRLGIDRISEYMHKFGFGEQTALDVQGALPGLMPSKEWKRNRYNKPWYPGETISIGIGQGYWLTTPLQLASAEATLANRGKQVQPHLAKRIGDDAVLLPKSDQKPPIVLDNSDWWDDVISALEDVVSGREGTARKYVGPGLKYRMAGKSGTAQVFTLGQDQKYNGKELAERLRDHALFAAFAPVENPRIAVSVVIENGQGGSSVAGPMARAMTDYWLLPRIDPAAREAAQTLSAAILAETAALAAALASPEQDGKSGTGPTGVNDAD; encoded by the coding sequence ATGCGCCAACGCCGGGCGACGATCAAGAATCCCCAACAGGAAGTGCGGATCTTTCGCCTTCGCAGCGTCGTGGCTGCCAGTCTGATTTTAGTGCTGGCCTGCTGCTTGCTGGCGCGGCTGTTCTTTCTGCAGGTCGTTGAACACGATATCTACACCACGCGTTCGGACAAGAACCGCGTGCGTGTTGAGCCCTTGCCGCCCACTCGCGGCTTGATATACGACCGCAATGGTCGTTTGCTCGCTGAAAACCGTCCCAATTACAACCTGACCATCGTGCGTGAGCGCGCCGGCGATCTAGAGTCGTCGCTTGAGCGATTGGTGGAGATTCTCGATCTTCCACCCGATGAGGTTGAAGATTTCAAGGAGCGCTCGCGCCAGCGTCAGCGCCCCTACCAACCTGCCTTGTTGATGAGCGAATTGAGCCAGGAGCAGATTGCTCGTCTTGCGGTCAATCGCTACCGGCTGCCCGGCGTCGAAGTCGAGGCTCAATTACTGCGTTATTACCCCGATGCCATTCCGATGTCGCATACCCTTGGATACGTTGGACGTATCAACCAGTCCGAGCTCAAGGCACTCGACAAGGGTAACTATTCAGGCACTCACTTCATCGGCAAGACAGGCATCGAACGCTTCTATGAAGAGGCGCTTCACGGCCAGGCGGGGCTACGCAAGGTGGAAACCAATGCGCGTGGTCGCGTGTTGCGTGAGCTATCGCGTGTCGATCCGGAGCCCGGCAAGGACCTGACCCTTACTATTGATCGTGGCTTGCAGGATCTCGCCTATCGTCTTCTCAAGGGCCGCCGCGGTGCCATCGTGGCGATTGAGCCCGAGACTGGCGAAATTCTCGCCATGGCCTCGGTGCCGGGTTTCAATTCCAATGAGTTCGTGACCGGTATCAGCGTCAAGAGCTATCGCGCGCTGCAAAATGATCTCGATCTGCCGCTGTTCAATCGCGCCATTCGTGGTCAGTACCCACCTGCATCCACTGTAAAGCCCTTCATGTCACTGGCTGCGCTCGACAATGGAGCCATTACGACCAACACCACCTTCTTCGACCCTGGCTATTTCCAGCTGCCCAATGACAGTCACAAGTACCGCAACTGGCTGCGCTGGGGGCATGGTCGCGTCAATATGCAGCGTGGTATCGCCGTGTCCAACGACACCTTTTTCTACAACGTTGCCTATCGACTGGGTATCGATCGCATCAGCGAGTACATGCACAAGTTCGGCTTTGGCGAGCAGACCGCTCTGGATGTACAGGGTGCATTACCGGGCCTGATGCCTTCCAAGGAATGGAAGCGCAATCGCTACAACAAGCCGTGGTATCCCGGTGAGACCATCTCCATCGGTATTGGTCAGGGCTATTGGCTGACGACACCGCTGCAACTGGCATCGGCGGAAGCGACGCTGGCCAATCGTGGCAAACAGGTGCAGCCACATCTGGCCAAGCGGATTGGCGATGATGCCGTGCTGTTGCCCAAGAGTGATCAGAAGCCGCCAATCGTGCTGGATAACTCCGATTGGTGGGACGACGTCATTTCTGCCCTCGAGGATGTGGTCAGTGGTCGTGAAGGGACTGCGCGCAAATATGTCGGTCCGGGACTCAAGTACCGTATGGCGGGCAAGTCGGGAACGGCGCAGGTCTTTACTCTCGGTCAGGACCAGAAGTACAACGGCAAGGAACTGGCGGAGCGCCTGCGTGATCACGCGTTATTTGCCGCATTCGCCCCCGTGGAGAACCCTCGGATAGCAGTGTCGGTGGTGATCGAGAATGGTCAGGGGGGGAGCTCCGTGGCGGGGCCGATGGCGCGTGCGATGACCGATTACTGGCTGCTACCCAGGATTGATCCTGCAGCACGCGAGGCGGCACAGACGTTGTCGGCTGCCATACTCGCAGAGACTGCAGCACTTGCCGCGGCACTGGCGTCGCCAGAACAGGATGGAAAATCCGGCACGGGCCCAACAGGAGTCAATGATGCCGACTGA
- a CDS encoding septal ring lytic transglycosylase RlpA family protein encodes MSWSRALPLALVLALLAGCASSGSTQVGDGASASTGKKAGKNGRYHMDSDAYPEDAPDVSTVEDAVPQVEPYTRSGNRSEYEVWGKSYHVMEDPRGYVAEGTASWYGKKFHGYATASGEIYDMYTMTAAHKAFPLPTYARITNLDNGKQVIVKVNDRGPFHDDRLIDLSYSAAWRLDMLGHGTGHVRVEALDAATWQPGASPTKGTAESERLLARSQSVRREQGIAGLEEMYATGGSASAGTSGTGTAAKPVIASASRNSDTAAPAKSATSGSVGEASYLQVAAVSDQSKADSIRQRIGTVLDNPVRVLGDGSLYKVQVGPLEDNVRIESLKSALASAGFAGAFSVKASR; translated from the coding sequence ATGAGTTGGTCACGCGCGCTACCACTCGCGCTTGTACTCGCACTGCTGGCCGGTTGTGCCAGCAGTGGGAGCACACAAGTCGGTGATGGTGCCTCGGCCAGCACCGGCAAGAAGGCAGGCAAGAATGGTCGCTATCACATGGACTCCGATGCCTATCCTGAAGATGCGCCGGATGTCTCTACCGTGGAGGATGCTGTACCGCAGGTAGAGCCTTACACTCGCAGCGGTAATCGCAGTGAGTATGAGGTGTGGGGCAAGTCCTATCATGTGATGGAGGACCCGCGGGGGTACGTCGCGGAAGGCACTGCCTCCTGGTACGGCAAGAAATTTCATGGCTATGCCACCGCTAGCGGTGAGATCTATGACATGTACACCATGACGGCAGCGCACAAGGCGTTTCCATTGCCGACCTATGCACGTATCACGAATCTGGACAATGGCAAGCAGGTCATCGTCAAGGTCAATGATCGTGGGCCCTTCCATGATGACCGGCTGATCGATCTGTCCTATAGCGCCGCGTGGCGACTCGACATGCTAGGGCATGGTACTGGTCATGTTCGCGTCGAGGCGCTGGACGCCGCGACATGGCAGCCGGGTGCGAGCCCGACGAAAGGCACTGCTGAGTCAGAGCGTTTGTTGGCACGTAGTCAGTCCGTTCGTCGTGAGCAGGGCATTGCCGGACTTGAAGAAATGTACGCAACTGGCGGTTCTGCTTCGGCAGGGACGTCAGGGACGGGCACTGCTGCCAAGCCCGTGATAGCCTCTGCGTCGCGTAATTCAGACACAGCGGCACCCGCTAAATCTGCTACTTCCGGTAGTGTGGGCGAGGCTAGCTACCTACAGGTCGCAGCAGTAAGTGATCAGAGCAAGGCTGACAGCATTCGTCAGCGTATCGGCACCGTGCTTGATAACCCTGTCCGTGTGCTGGGAGATGGCAGTCTGTACAAGGTGCAAGTCGGCCCGTTGGAGGACAATGTCCGCATCGAGTCGCTCAAGTCGGCGCTTGCCAGTGCCGGTTTTGCTGGCGCCTTTAGCGTCAAGGCATCGCGTTAA
- the rodA gene encoding rod shape-determining protein RodA, with the protein MMPTDYQRSMRSVGGNLNTRRRTNFWERIHLDPWLLLLLLAVLGCGLIVLYSASGQDLDFTLRQASRQALALTIMIGLAQLAPGTLYRWAPVAYGAGFLMLVAVEVLGDVGMGAQRWLVIPGLVRFQPSELMKLAMPMMVACWLGQRPLPPRWRDLAVCAVIIVAPVLLIARQPDLGTSLLVAAAGVFVILLAGLSWKLIAFFGALVASAMPLLWMVMHDYQRRRVLTFLNPESDPLGSGWNIIQSKTAIGSGGIFGKGYTLGTQSQLEFLPERHTDFIVAVIGEELGLLGMSFFLALYVLIVLRGLVMANNGQDSFARLTGGAIILTFFVYVFVNIGMVSGILPVVGVPLPLVSYGGTSSVTLLAGFGILMSIHTHRRLLSR; encoded by the coding sequence ATGATGCCGACTGATTATCAGCGCTCAATGCGCAGCGTAGGGGGCAATCTCAACACTCGCCGCCGGACCAACTTTTGGGAGCGCATCCACCTGGACCCTTGGCTGCTGCTGCTGCTGTTGGCCGTGCTCGGCTGTGGGTTGATCGTGCTTTACAGTGCCAGTGGTCAGGATCTCGACTTCACGCTACGTCAGGCGTCGCGTCAGGCACTGGCGCTGACCATCATGATCGGGCTTGCACAGCTGGCTCCCGGGACGTTATATCGCTGGGCGCCGGTCGCCTATGGCGCAGGCTTCCTGATGCTGGTGGCGGTAGAGGTGCTGGGGGATGTCGGCATGGGTGCGCAGCGTTGGCTGGTCATCCCTGGTCTCGTGCGTTTTCAGCCTTCCGAACTGATGAAATTGGCCATGCCGATGATGGTGGCATGTTGGCTGGGCCAGCGGCCGTTGCCGCCGCGCTGGCGAGATCTTGCTGTCTGTGCCGTGATCATCGTGGCCCCGGTGCTGTTGATCGCGCGTCAGCCTGACCTGGGTACCTCGCTACTGGTCGCCGCGGCCGGTGTGTTCGTCATCCTGCTGGCAGGACTGTCATGGAAGCTGATTGCCTTCTTTGGTGCCCTGGTGGCCTCCGCCATGCCACTATTGTGGATGGTGATGCATGATTATCAGCGTCGCCGAGTGCTGACCTTTCTGAATCCCGAGTCTGATCCGCTGGGCTCTGGCTGGAACATCATTCAGTCCAAGACAGCGATCGGCTCCGGTGGCATCTTTGGCAAGGGCTATACACTGGGCACCCAGTCACAGCTCGAATTTCTGCCGGAGCGACACACCGACTTTATTGTGGCGGTCATCGGAGAAGAGCTGGGGCTGCTGGGCATGAGCTTCTTCCTCGCGCTGTACGTGTTGATCGTGCTGCGGGGGCTGGTGATGGCGAACAATGGTCAGGACAGTTTTGCGCGTTTGACGGGGGGGGCGATCATCCTGACCTTCTTCGTATACGTTTTTGTTAATATCGGCATGGTGTCAGGCATTCTGCCGGTAGTGGGCGTTCCGCTGCCCTTGGTCAGTTATGGTGGGACCTCCAGCGTGACCTTGCTGGCTGGCTTCGGTATTCTCATGAGCATTCATACTCACCGGCGCCTGCTGTCGCGTTGA
- the mltB gene encoding lytic murein transglycosylase B, protein MTVNNARGRRLKSWGAALVIAAPLLGMAGTATAAPDGFAPATHPETAKLVDELVAKGLDRSRVTELMNQADYSQKVLDAMSKPAEGHLRWDQYRAIFMKESRIEAGERFIAEHRETFDRAQAEYGVPPEVIAAIIGVETFFGKHTGTHRVIDSLSTLAFDHPRRGTFFRGELSAFLQLTLEQGIDPLSIKGSYAGAMGYPQFIPTSYQAYAVDFDGDGVRDLWHNPVDAIGSVGNYFARHGWKAGAPLVSAADGPGTPPSSVTFNKTNKPYMSVSALEAAGVQVTGNVAGNTQVIPLALDLKQGYRYAVGYDNFYVITRYNHSHLYAMAVTELSQAIKRRLEGGGAG, encoded by the coding sequence ATGACGGTGAATAATGCGCGTGGGCGACGTCTGAAGAGCTGGGGCGCAGCCCTGGTAATTGCAGCGCCGCTGCTCGGTATGGCCGGGACAGCCACTGCTGCACCGGACGGTTTCGCGCCGGCGACTCATCCGGAGACTGCCAAGCTGGTGGATGAGCTGGTTGCCAAGGGGTTGGATCGCAGCCGTGTGACAGAGCTGATGAATCAGGCTGATTACAGTCAGAAAGTGCTGGATGCGATGTCCAAGCCTGCCGAAGGCCATCTGCGTTGGGACCAGTATCGTGCCATCTTCATGAAAGAGTCGCGCATTGAAGCCGGTGAACGCTTCATCGCCGAACACCGTGAGACCTTCGACCGTGCCCAGGCCGAGTATGGCGTGCCGCCGGAAGTCATCGCCGCCATCATTGGTGTCGAGACCTTCTTCGGCAAGCATACCGGCACGCATCGCGTCATCGATTCGCTGTCTACTCTGGCCTTCGATCACCCGCGTCGCGGCACCTTTTTCCGTGGCGAGCTATCAGCCTTCCTGCAGTTGACGCTGGAGCAGGGCATTGATCCGCTCTCCATCAAGGGCTCCTATGCGGGCGCGATGGGCTATCCGCAGTTCATCCCGACCAGCTATCAGGCCTATGCCGTTGATTTCGATGGTGATGGCGTGCGTGATCTGTGGCACAACCCGGTGGATGCCATCGGCAGTGTCGGCAACTACTTCGCGCGACACGGCTGGAAAGCCGGTGCGCCACTGGTCAGCGCAGCAGACGGTCCGGGCACTCCGCCCTCGTCGGTCACGTTCAACAAGACCAACAAGCCTTACATGAGCGTTTCCGCGCTTGAGGCTGCCGGTGTTCAGGTGACAGGCAACGTGGCGGGTAACACGCAGGTCATTCCGCTCGCGCTGGACCTCAAGCAGGGTTATCGCTACGCAGTGGGCTATGACAACTTCTACGTCATTACCCGCTACAACCACAGCCATCTGTATGCCATGGCCGTGACTGAGCTGTCTCAGGCCATCAAACGCCGTCTCGAGGGCGGGGGTGCTGGATGA
- a CDS encoding LysR family transcriptional regulator: MSRPNLLNRLTFRQLQVFQAVYRQQSYSRAAEQLGLTQPAVSAQIRQLEQALEQSLFKYAGKTLHILPAANALASSVQTIFGEISSLQMELSEIAGTIRGELNLAAVSTAQYVVPHILARFRARYPEVSVRLKVCNRGQALERLAERRDDLVIMGMVPDDANLAFMPILDNELIPIVWPGHPLLTEKGITLEDLTQYYMLMREPGSGTRTAFEEFAARERVSLRHTLELGSNEAIKQGVMAHLGVAILPRLAVQLELASGLLASPALPGFPLRRSWCTVYPKDRYPTPVTELFLRFVRELLPELNAHFSAPMEPMPGHSVACLPIATD; this comes from the coding sequence ATGTCGCGTCCGAATCTGTTAAATCGCCTAACTTTCAGGCAGTTGCAAGTGTTTCAGGCAGTCTATCGTCAGCAGTCCTACTCACGTGCTGCCGAGCAACTCGGCCTGACACAACCGGCAGTCAGTGCTCAGATCCGCCAATTGGAACAGGCACTTGAACAGTCGCTGTTCAAATATGCTGGCAAAACACTGCATATCTTGCCTGCGGCCAACGCTCTCGCGAGCTCCGTGCAGACGATTTTCGGTGAGATATCGAGCCTGCAAATGGAGCTGTCGGAGATCGCCGGCACGATCCGTGGCGAGCTGAATCTAGCCGCTGTGTCTACCGCACAATATGTCGTGCCACATATTCTGGCGCGTTTTCGTGCCCGCTACCCGGAAGTGTCGGTGCGTCTCAAGGTCTGCAATCGCGGCCAGGCACTCGAACGCCTCGCAGAACGCCGCGATGATCTGGTGATCATGGGCATGGTGCCGGACGACGCCAATCTGGCCTTCATGCCGATTCTGGACAATGAACTGATTCCCATCGTCTGGCCGGGGCATCCGTTACTGACGGAAAAGGGCATCACGCTGGAAGATCTGACACAGTATTACATGCTGATGCGCGAGCCAGGGTCTGGCACCCGCACCGCCTTCGAGGAATTTGCCGCCCGTGAACGTGTTTCGCTGCGTCACACCCTGGAACTGGGTTCCAACGAGGCTATCAAGCAAGGCGTGATGGCACATCTCGGCGTCGCGATTCTGCCGCGCCTCGCCGTCCAGCTGGAGCTGGCCTCAGGCTTGTTGGCCTCCCCGGCGTTACCGGGTTTCCCGCTACGCCGTTCGTGGTGCACCGTCTATCCCAAGGATCGCTATCCAACGCCGGTCACCGAGCTCTTCCTGCGCTTCGTACGCGAGCTGCTGCCAGAGCTGAATGCACACTTCAGCGCCCCCATGGAGCCGATGCCGGGCCATAGCGTGGCGTGTCTACCTATCGCTACCGACTAG
- the rlmH gene encoding 23S rRNA (pseudouridine(1915)-N(3))-methyltransferase RlmH, whose amino-acid sequence MKIRVLAVGQKMPDWVEKGSREYLKRMPRDFSLEFIELAPGNRGKNADIARAMASEGDRMLEKLKGNEHVVALDVLGKAWSTQQLARHADDWRLGGRDVAILIGGPDGLDPRLLARADQRWSLSALTLPHPLVRIVLAEQLYRAWTLLVGHPYHR is encoded by the coding sequence ATGAAGATCCGAGTATTGGCAGTTGGGCAGAAGATGCCCGATTGGGTGGAGAAGGGTAGCCGGGAATATCTCAAGCGCATGCCACGAGATTTTTCGCTTGAGTTCATCGAGCTGGCACCTGGTAATCGCGGCAAGAACGCGGACATCGCCCGTGCCATGGCCAGTGAAGGCGACCGGATGCTGGAAAAACTCAAGGGAAATGAACATGTTGTTGCCCTTGATGTCCTAGGTAAGGCCTGGAGCACACAGCAACTTGCCCGTCATGCAGATGACTGGCGGCTGGGTGGGCGCGATGTGGCCATTTTGATAGGTGGCCCTGATGGGCTCGATCCACGTTTGTTGGCACGTGCCGATCAGCGCTGGTCACTCTCGGCATTGACCCTGCCGCATCCGCTAGTGCGTATTGTGCTGGCGGAACAGCTCTACCGTGCCTGGACGTTATTGGTCGGGCATCCTTATCACCGGTAA
- the rsfS gene encoding ribosome silencing factor yields MQTEALKNLVIDALEDLKAQEISEINVSKLTSVTDIMVIATGTSSRHIAALANNVQVKVKEAGVKPLGCEGDNGSDWVLLDLGDVVLHVMLPETRALYDLERLWSDLPRETREEYEQRS; encoded by the coding sequence ATGCAGACCGAAGCTCTTAAAAACCTGGTTATCGACGCCCTTGAAGACCTCAAGGCTCAGGAAATCAGCGAGATCAATGTCTCAAAGCTGACCAGCGTCACTGACATCATGGTCATTGCGACCGGTACGTCCAGCCGTCACATCGCTGCACTGGCCAATAATGTGCAAGTCAAGGTCAAGGAAGCAGGCGTCAAGCCGCTTGGCTGCGAAGGCGACAATGGTTCCGACTGGGTTCTACTGGATCTGGGCGATGTCGTCCTTCACGTCATGCTGCCGGAAACCCGCGCACTGTATGACCTTGAACGCCTGTGGAGCGATCTGCCCCGCGAGACGCGTGAAGAGTATGAACAGCGCAGCTAA